In Fusobacterium sp. DD2, the following are encoded in one genomic region:
- the mgtE gene encoding magnesium transporter: MEEILKFLKSNQLNKLRDLLKDENPVDIAGIIDDLSKEESLKLFRVLPKDLSSDTFSYLAPDKQQEIVENITDEEVSNIISDMFIDDTVDFIEEMPANIVDKILQNTAPEMRNLINQLLKYPENSAGSVMTVEYLSLKSDMSVGQAIHSIKRCGIDNETIDICYIIDYQRRLVGFITLKKLIFLDDDIYLRDVMETNVLSCHTIDDQEKIANDFRKYDLTSMPVVDNEDRLVGIITIDDVVDVIDQENTEDLQKLAGMRPSDEEYLKESIFSLVKQRIGWLMLLMILATFTGIIIRHYGNSLRNALILISFTPMLMSTGGNAGSQSSTLITRGIALDEISTGDLGAVFKKELGISIIIGFILSVVNFGIIYISSESYITSFVISVSLFIIVVVGKVIGGILPIVAKSFKLDPAVIASPFITTIIDACALIVFFLISTHYLPL, from the coding sequence CTGGAGGAAATTTTAAAGTTTTTAAAGAGCAATCAGTTAAATAAACTTAGAGATTTACTAAAGGATGAAAATCCAGTTGATATAGCTGGAATAATTGATGATTTGTCAAAAGAGGAGAGCTTGAAGCTATTTAGAGTGTTGCCCAAGGATCTCTCTTCAGATACTTTTTCCTATCTTGCACCTGATAAACAGCAGGAGATAGTGGAAAATATCACAGATGAAGAGGTTTCAAATATTATAAGTGATATGTTTATTGATGACACTGTGGATTTTATAGAGGAGATGCCTGCAAATATTGTAGATAAGATACTTCAAAATACTGCACCTGAAATGAGAAATCTTATCAATCAGCTTCTTAAATATCCAGAAAACAGTGCAGGAAGTGTTATGACTGTTGAGTATCTATCACTTAAAAGTGATATGTCAGTAGGTCAGGCGATACACTCAATTAAAAGATGTGGAATAGATAATGAAACTATTGATATATGCTATATTATCGATTATCAGAGAAGACTTGTAGGTTTTATTACCCTTAAAAAGCTGATTTTCCTTGATGATGATATATATTTAAGAGATGTAATGGAAACTAATGTATTAAGCTGTCATACAATAGATGATCAGGAAAAAATTGCAAATGACTTCAGAAAATATGATTTGACATCTATGCCAGTTGTTGATAATGAGGATAGACTTGTTGGAATCATAACTATAGATGATGTGGTAGATGTAATTGATCAGGAAAATACAGAGGATTTGCAAAAGCTTGCTGGAATGAGACCTTCTGATGAGGAGTATTTAAAAGAGTCTATTTTTTCATTGGTAAAACAGAGAATAGGATGGCTTATGCTTCTTATGATATTAGCTACATTTACAGGAATAATCATCAGACATTATGGAAATAGTTTGAGAAATGCACTTATTCTTATATCTTTTACACCTATGCTTATGTCAACAGGTGGAAATGCAGGTTCACAATCTTCTACTTTAATTACAAGGGGAATAGCCTTAGATGAGATAAGTACAGGAGATTTAGGGGCTGTATTTAAAAAAGAGCTAGGAATAAGTATTATCATTGGATTTATACTTTCAGTTGTGAATTTTGGAATTATATATATAAGCAGTGAGAGCTATATTACATCATTTGTAATATCAGTGAGTCTCTTTATTATAGTAGTTGTAGGAAAAGTAATAGGTGGAATACTTCCTATTGTAGCTAAAAGCTTTAAATTGGATCCAGCTGTTATAGCAAGTCCGTTTATAACAACAA